The following proteins are co-located in the bacterium genome:
- the rpsE gene encoding 30S ribosomal protein S5, with amino-acid sequence MLEKENLLGETEEKQIVIEIRRVTKVTKGGKNLGFRAIVVVGDGKGRAGFGVGKANEVPEAIRKAVGQARKNMIEVPLKEGTIPHDVESKFGPSRVILKPASKGHGMVAGRTIRALFDVCGIKDVTCKCLGSTNPINVLHATVKALSKIKIRSEENET; translated from the coding sequence ATTTTAGAAAAAGAAAATTTACTTGGTGAAACAGAAGAAAAACAAATTGTAATTGAAATAAGAAGAGTGACAAAGGTTACAAAAGGTGGGAAAAATTTAGGTTTTAGAGCAATTGTTGTTGTTGGAGATGGTAAAGGAAGAGCTGGTTTTGGAGTTGGTAAAGCAAATGAGGTTCCAGAGGCAATAAGGAAAGCAGTGGGACAGGCAAGAAAGAATATGATAGAAGTTCCTTTAAAAGAAGGAACGATTCCACATGATGTAGAAAGTAAATTCGGTCCTTCAAGAGTAATTTTAAAACCTGCTTCTAAAGGACATGGTATGGTGGCAGGGAGGACCATAAGAGCATTATTTGATGTATGTGGAATAAAAGATGTTACATGTAAATGTCTTGGTTCAACAAACCCGATAAATGTTTTACATGCTACGGTAAAGGCATTAAGTAAAATAAAAATAAGGA